A stretch of the Candidatus Zixiibacteriota bacterium genome encodes the following:
- a CDS encoding DUF5916 domain-containing protein → MISTGSLKCLGLCFTVLILAATGLATETDTEYTPVYHPELTAKRLQGKISIDGDLNDSGWRGAAKADNFAEHQPGDQTKPPVNTEAFITYDSDNLYVAFVCYDDPSTIRASFCERDNIWVDDNIVLAVDTYGDAAWAYELSVNPYGIQGDLLWSRNGGEDSGYDLVWESAGKVTDSGYQIEMAVPFSSMRFPNQQVQTWRVDFWRNHPRDVRGQYSWAAYDRDENCWPCQWGTVHGIEDVQPGRGVEIMPTVVGYQSGSLSDSDDPFSTFDNSDPDGELSLNGKYSVTSDIVVEASYNPDFSQVEADADQIDVNTNFALSFAERRPFFQEGSDLFSTIFAAVYTRSINDPDFTAKVTARKERTSFAYLTAHDENSPIIMPFEEGSAIFLGGKSTSNIMRARQTFGENSHAGILVTDRRFEGGGSGSVLSFDGAVHLSQKYKFEWQTMATHTAEPDDSTITFDEDDPDFHYSTFDDGKYTAGFNGESFWGNAYYFGVNRETRNSFVDLSYLERSPTYRTANGFQAKNDQRSARLYSQYVFRFDDGLFQWVIPTVQLGNAWNFAGELKERFVDLGFETKLRTAQTNMHSRYYRGLERWGGIDFEDIWLLHTCFNTQPGLKLAFGGSINYSHVVAQSEDPPIMEKEVAASAWVDLRPIDRLYIETSYTYVKGNALETDEELYEGYIMRSRWSLQLTKALSLRLVGQYNDFSESFDLDPLLTYRISPFSVFYVGSTYDYCTYNGLGVDGRDTKTCLTSRQFFMKLQYLFQI, encoded by the coding sequence ATGATAAGCACCGGTTCTTTGAAGTGCCTTGGTCTGTGTTTTACAGTTTTGATTCTTGCGGCGACCGGTCTGGCGACGGAGACGGATACCGAGTACACCCCGGTATATCATCCGGAGTTGACCGCCAAACGGCTGCAGGGAAAGATCTCAATCGATGGCGACCTGAATGATTCCGGATGGCGTGGCGCGGCCAAAGCTGATAATTTTGCCGAACATCAGCCGGGCGACCAGACCAAACCCCCGGTCAATACGGAGGCGTTCATTACGTATGACTCGGACAATCTCTATGTTGCCTTCGTTTGCTATGATGATCCGTCGACCATCAGAGCATCATTCTGCGAAAGGGACAATATCTGGGTAGATGACAATATTGTTCTGGCCGTAGATACGTATGGTGACGCGGCGTGGGCGTATGAGCTGTCGGTGAATCCTTATGGTATTCAGGGCGATCTACTCTGGTCGCGTAATGGCGGCGAGGACAGCGGTTATGATTTGGTCTGGGAGTCGGCTGGTAAGGTTACGGATTCGGGTTACCAGATTGAAATGGCCGTGCCGTTTTCGAGTATGCGGTTTCCCAATCAGCAAGTGCAGACCTGGCGGGTGGATTTCTGGCGCAATCACCCCCGTGACGTGCGCGGGCAGTATTCCTGGGCAGCTTATGACCGTGATGAAAACTGCTGGCCGTGCCAATGGGGTACGGTTCATGGTATTGAAGATGTGCAGCCGGGTCGCGGTGTGGAGATTATGCCGACTGTCGTCGGTTATCAATCCGGTTCTCTGTCTGATTCGGATGATCCGTTCTCGACTTTTGACAATTCAGATCCCGACGGCGAGTTGTCGCTCAATGGCAAGTATTCCGTAACATCGGACATCGTGGTGGAGGCTTCTTACAATCCGGACTTCAGCCAGGTGGAAGCTGACGCGGACCAGATTGATGTAAATACGAATTTTGCGCTTTCTTTCGCGGAGCGCCGCCCCTTCTTTCAGGAAGGAAGTGATTTATTCTCGACGATTTTTGCGGCCGTCTACACGCGCTCAATAAACGACCCCGATTTCACCGCCAAGGTTACCGCTCGCAAGGAGAGAACGAGCTTTGCTTATCTGACCGCGCACGATGAAAACAGCCCCATAATAATGCCGTTTGAAGAAGGCAGCGCCATATTCCTTGGCGGCAAGAGTACTTCGAATATCATGCGCGCCCGTCAGACATTCGGCGAGAATTCCCACGCAGGGATTCTGGTAACCGATCGGCGCTTTGAAGGGGGCGGCTCCGGGTCTGTCTTGAGCTTTGACGGGGCGGTGCATCTATCACAGAAGTATAAGTTCGAATGGCAAACGATGGCTACTCACACGGCCGAGCCGGATGATTCCACTATCACATTCGATGAAGACGATCCGGATTTCCATTATTCGACTTTCGATGACGGTAAATATACCGCCGGGTTCAATGGCGAGTCGTTCTGGGGTAACGCTTATTATTTCGGCGTTAATCGGGAAACCCGCAATTCTTTCGTTGACCTCAGTTATCTCGAGCGCAGCCCCACCTACCGGACGGCGAACGGCTTTCAGGCGAAAAACGACCAGCGCAGCGCGAGACTCTATAGCCAGTATGTATTTCGCTTCGATGATGGGCTTTTTCAATGGGTGATTCCGACCGTGCAGCTTGGTAACGCCTGGAATTTCGCCGGTGAGCTCAAGGAGCGATTTGTGGATCTTGGCTTCGAGACGAAATTGAGAACGGCCCAGACAAATATGCACTCACGGTACTACCGTGGCTTAGAGCGATGGGGTGGTATTGACTTCGAAGATATCTGGCTTCTTCACACCTGTTTTAACACGCAGCCGGGTCTGAAGCTTGCCTTCGGCGGTTCGATCAACTACTCGCATGTAGTCGCCCAGAGCGAGGATCCGCCGATTATGGAAAAAGAGGTAGCGGCGTCGGCCTGGGTGGATTTGAGACCTATTGACCGGTTGTACATCGAGACATCGTATACCTATGTCAAAGGTAATGCACTCGAAACAGATGAGGAGCTTTACGAGGGATATATCATGCGTAGTCGCTGGAGTCTTCAGTTGACCAAAGCTCTCTCGCTTCGTCTGGTGGGCCAATACAACGACTTTTCAGAGAGTTTTGATTTGGATCCGCTGCTGACCTACCGCATCAGTCC